The Burkholderia mayonis DNA window GCCGCGTTCGGGATCGCATGCAGGTTGACGACGATCCGCGTGCGCTCGCGGCGCACCGTCTGCAATGCGTCGGCGCTCGCGCCGACGACCATGTCGCACGCGAGCAGCACGTCGGCCTGCTGCGTGTCGATCCGGACTTGATTGAGCCACGCGTCCGACGACGCAATCCGCACGAACGACAGCACCGCGCCGCCCTTCTGCGCGAAGCCCATGAAGTCGAGCACCGACGCGCTCTTGCCTTCGAGATGCGCGGCCATGCTGACGAGTGCGCCGACCGTCACGACGCCCGTGCCGCCGACGCCTGTCACGAGCATGTCGTACGGCGCGGCGTCGAGATGCGTCGCGGGGCGCGGCAGCGCATCGACGCGCGCGGCGAGCGCGGCCTCGTCGAACGCGACGCCCGCCGCCTTCTTCAGCTTCGCGCCCTCGACCGTCACGAAGCTCGGGCAGAAGCCGTTCACGCACGAGAAATCCTTGTTGCACGACGACTGATCGATGCGCCGCTTGCGGCCGAGCACGGTCTCGACGGACTCGACCGACAGGCAGTTCGACTGCACGCCGCAATCGCCGCAGCCTTCGCAGACGGCTTCGTTGATGAAGAGCCGCTTGTCCGGATCGGGGAACGCGCCCTTCTTGCGGCGGCGGCGCTTCTCGGCCGCGCAGGTCTGGTCGTAGATCAGCACGGTCACGCCCGGCGTGTCGCGCAGCTCGCGCTGCACCGCGTCGAGCTCGCGGCGATGGTGGAATGTCGTGCCTTGCGGGAACAGATCGTGATGGCCGTCGTACTTCTCCGGCTCGTCGGACACGACGACGAAGCGCGACACGCCTTCCGCTTCGACTTGCCGTGCGATCTGCGGCACCGAGATGCTGCCGTCGACGGGCTGGCCGCCCGTCATTGCGACCGCGTCGTTGTAGAGGATCTTGTAGGTGATGTTCGCGCGCGCGGCGACCGCCTGCCGGATCGCTAGGATCCCTGAATGAAAATACGTGCCGTCGCCGAGATTCTGGAACACGTGGCGCGTGTTCGTGAACATCGCGTGCGCGGCCCAGTCGACGCCCTCGCCGCCCATCTGGATCAGCCCTGTCGTGTCGCGCTCCATCCACGACGCCATGAAGTGGCAGCCGATCCCCGCCTGCGCGATCGAACCCTCCGGCACCTTCGTCGACGTGTTGTGCGGGCAGCCCGAGCAGAAGTACGGCGTGCGCCGCACCGCATCGGCTTCGTTCGACAGGATCGTCGGCGCGACGAGATCGACGACGCGCGCGCGGCGATCGAGCGCGGGCTTGTGGCGCGCGAGCCAGCCGGCGAACACGGGCAGGATCCGCGACGGCCGCAGCTCGCCGAGCTCGGACAGGAGCGGCGCGCCCGCCGCGTCGTGCTTGCCGAGCACGACAGGCCGCGCGTGTGGCGCGCGGTTGTACAGATGGTCCTTGATCTGCTGCTCGATCACGGGGCCTTTCTCCTCGATCACGAGCACTTCGGCGAGGCCGTCGACGAACGTGTCGATCCGCGACGTCTCGAGCGGGAACGACAGGCCGACCTTGTAGATCCGCACGCCGGCCGCGTCGAGATCGGCGAGCGTCAGGTCGAGCCGGCGCAGCGCCTCCATCAGATCCAGATGCGCCTTGCCGCACGTGACGATGCCGACATTCGCGTGCACGCTCTTCGCCACCCACTTGTCGATGCTGTTCGCGCGCGCGAAGTGCCGCACCGCGTCGAGCTTCGCGGCGAGCCGCGCCTCGATCGTGAGGCTCGGCAGATCGGGCCAGCGGTTGTGCAGGCCGCCCGCGGGCGGCGCAAAGCCTTCGGGCGCGGGCCAGCGCATCGTCAGCGCGTCGAGATCGACGGTCGAGCCGGACTCGACCGTCTCCGAGATCGCCTTGAAGCCGACCCACGCGCCCGAGTAGCGCGACATCGCCCAGCCGTACAGGCCGAACTCGAGCATGTCGGCGATGTTCGACGGATTCACGATCGGCATGTGCCACGCGATCATCGCGAAGTCGCTCTGATGCGGCATCGACGACGACACGCAGCCGTGATCGTCGCCCGCCACCACGAGCACGCCGCCGTGCGGCGACGAGCCGTACGCGTTGCCGTGCTTGAGCGCGTCGCCCGCGCGGTCGACGCCCGGACCCTTGCCGTACCACATCGCGAACACGCCGTCGACGGTGCGCTCCGGATCGGCCTCGACGCGCTGCGTGCCGAGCACCGCCGTGCCGCCGAGTTCCTCGTTGATCGCGGGCAGGAAGCGCACGCCGCACGCGTCGAGCTGCTTCTTCGCCTTCCATAGTTGCTGGTCGACCATTCCGAGCGGCGAGCCGCGATAGCCGCTGACGAAGCCCGCCGTGTTCATGCCCTGCTCGGCGTCGAGCGCGCGCTGCATCAGCAACAGGCGCACGAGCGCCTGCGTGCCCGTCAGGAAGATGCGGCCGCGCGTCGCGGAAAGATTGTCGGTCAGGCGATAGTCGGCCAACGCGGGCGGGCCGTCGACCGGCAGGCGAGCGTTCATTGTCGTCTCCTCGATGTGCTGTTCGCGATTGCGGCATCGCCTCGCGCCGGAAAGGCGTGGCTCTCCATTTCGATGCGCAACCCAATACACTTTATTTTTTTACGCCAATAGAAGAATTTCTTTGCTCATCTTGATATCGATCAGCGTTTTCGAGAAAGACGGCTGAAGCTTTGCTTGCAATTTGAGAAGGATTTCGCTTCGAGCCGAATCAGCAGGGTCAGACCAGGCGGGCGCCGCCTTCGGCGGACGGCGTAGTCGGCGTAGTCGGCGTAGTCGGCGTAGTCGGCGTGCTCGGCGTGCTCGGCGTGCTCGGCGTGCTCGGCGTGCTCGGCGCACCGGCCATGCCGGGCGCATCGGATGCATCGGCCGCCGGCTGCGATTCGATCGGCTCGACGTCGTTGAAGCGCGTGTAGTCGATGTGCGTCATGCCGTCGACCTCGCTCATCAGATCGACATAGCGGTGATGCCAGCGGATGTCGCCGTGCTCCCACGCGTGGCGCGCCTGCATCATCTGCGTGGTGGTTTCGTCGGAGCCCTCGATCATCACGAGCAGCAGCGCGCGGCGCTCGGCGAGCGATTCGGCCGTCTCGCCGAACAGCGGGCTCGATTCGTCGATCACGTGCATCAGGTTCCAGCCGAGCAGGAAGATCGGATGCTCGCTGCGCACGAGCGTCAGATCGTGGATCTTCAGCAGCGAATAGCCCTCGGACGATTGCTCGCGCCGCATCAGCCTGAGCTTCGCGCGCGCCTCGGCGATCACGTTCTGCCGCGCGTTCGCCGCGCGCACCATCAGCGTCATCCGGCCGTTGAGCGGACGCACGATCGCATGGCGCGCGAACATGATCTTCGCGCGCGGCCGTGCGAAGCGCGCGAACACGAGCCCCGTCGACAACGCGATCCCCGACATCCCGACGAAGATCTCGAGCGTCGCGACGACGTGCGCGTAGACGGTTTGCGGATGCATGTCGCCGTAGCCGACCGTCGCGAGCGTCTCGACGCTGAAGAAGAACGCGCCCGCGAAGCCGGGTGGCGACTGGTTCGCGATCGGCGCGTCGCCGAGCAGATACAGCAGCGCGAACAGCGTGTTGTTCACGACGAACAGCGCGGCGAGCGACGCGAAGAACACGGGCCAGCTCACCTTGAGCGCCCAGTAGTAGAGATCGCGCCAGACCGAGGCCGGCATGCCGTACGCGATCACGTCGCGCGTGCCGGACCAGATCCTGCGGCCGCCGCGCGGCGGCTTGCGCGCGCCTGAGCCGCTGCCGGCGGGATGCTCGGGGGGGTGCGGGGAAGAGGAATCGACGTTCATCGCAGTCTCGCCGGGGTCGGGTGCGGCGAGCGTAGCATGCAGCGCTTACGATGCGGTCGTCACGCCGCCCGGTTCGTTCGATGCGCGCGACGCGCCCGGCCTTCCGCGGGCAGGTGCCGGGCCCCGCCGCCCGTCACTGGCGCGGCTGCTCGATAAATTGCTGAACCTGCTTGAGCGTGACCTTGCCGGTATGCGCGGCGTCGATTTCATCGAAATGCTTCGCGACGTAGCCGAGGCCGCTCGCTTGCGCCTGCGCCTTCGTGACCGCCGCGCCGTTGCCGAGCGCGCCGCTCGCGCCGAGGCTCGCCGCGAGCCGGCTTTGCGCCTGCTGCTGCAACTGCACGCCCGTCGTCGCGGAAGCCGACGCCGGCACGGCGGAAGCGGCCTTCGGGAAGAACGGACCGTCGACGCCGCCGTGCAGCGGCGGAACGGACGAGACGGCCTGCAAGGTTTCAGCGGATGCGCTCAACGCGAACGTCGCGGCGACAATGAGTGCGATAGCCGGGAACACGCGCTGCAACTGAAGAATCTGGAACATGACGTGACTCGCAATATCGGGTTTCAAGGAGCGGGCCGCCGATGGCGCGGTCCGCTCGCCGCAAACTCAGCGGGCCGCGGCGGCCCGCGCGATTTTCGCCGTCGGCGTATTGGCCGGGCTCTCGTCGGGCCACGGCGACGGCAGCGCCGCGAGCGTCAGCGCGTTCGCCACGGGCTGGTTCTGGTAGAACGCGACGAGATCCGACTTCATCTGCGGCCTCGCGGCATCGTCGAGGTAGATCATGTGGCCGCCCTGATAGAACGTGACCTGCAGATTCGGATCGAGACCGGACACCGTCTGCAGCCGCGCGAGCTCCTTTTCCGTTTCGAAATACGGCGTCGCGAGATCATGATAGCCGTTCGACGCCAGCACCTTCAGCTTCGGATTCAGTTGCAGCGCGGCGAGCAGATCCGGGATCGTGTCCGGATATGGCTGCCCCGCATGGCTGAAATTCCACGCGCCGATGATGTCGGGATTCAGCGTCTGATACGTCGCGTTCGGCGCGGTGTAGCCGAGGTCGTTCGGCATCTGCGACGCCAGCGCCGTCGTGAACGGCTTCGAGATCAGGATGTCTGACGGGTCGTCGTCGCTCGCAAGACGCGGATCGCCGTTCGGCAGCGACACGCGGCCATCGTAGCGGCCGATCGTGTAGCCCGGCACGAGCGTCGTCTGACCGGGCGAAGCCTCGGTGTCATAGAAATACAGGAAGTACGCGTTGAGCGATGCGGTCGTCATGCTCGTTTGCGTCGACCATACCGCGAGCGTGCCGCCGTCCGGAGACACCGCCGTCGAGGCCGTCGCGTAATGCACGATCGGCGTGTACTGCGCGGTCGCGAAATCCTGAATGCGCTGCGCATACGCGCCCAGATTCGTCGGCGACGGCGACACCTGGTTGAAGTACGCCGCCACCTGCGCATACGACGGGAAGGCGCCGACCGCCTGATCCCCGGTCGCCGCCATGTAGTTCAGGATCGACGACTGCAACACGATGCCCGTCAGCTGCACGCCCGCCGATTCGAGCGCAAGCGCGAGCATGTCCGTACGCGGCGTGCCGTACGATTCGCCGTACAGGTAGATCGGCGATCCGCTGCGGCCGTTGACGGACAGATAGCGGCGAATGAAATCGCGCATCACCTTGACGTCGGCGTCCGCGCCCCAGAACGTCTGGTTCGTGTTCGGCTGGATGGCCTCCGACAGGCCGGTGCCGGGCGGATCGATGAACACCATGTCGGTGGTCGCGATCAGGCTTTCCGGATTGTCGACGAGCGGGAAATTCGGCCAGTTGGTCATCAGCGGATCGGGCGTCGCGACGCGCGTCGGCGCGAA harbors:
- a CDS encoding indolepyruvate ferredoxin oxidoreductase family protein — encoded protein: MNARLPVDGPPALADYRLTDNLSATRGRIFLTGTQALVRLLLMQRALDAEQGMNTAGFVSGYRGSPLGMVDQQLWKAKKQLDACGVRFLPAINEELGGTAVLGTQRVEADPERTVDGVFAMWYGKGPGVDRAGDALKHGNAYGSSPHGGVLVVAGDDHGCVSSSMPHQSDFAMIAWHMPIVNPSNIADMLEFGLYGWAMSRYSGAWVGFKAISETVESGSTVDLDALTMRWPAPEGFAPPAGGLHNRWPDLPSLTIEARLAAKLDAVRHFARANSIDKWVAKSVHANVGIVTCGKAHLDLMEALRRLDLTLADLDAAGVRIYKVGLSFPLETSRIDTFVDGLAEVLVIEEKGPVIEQQIKDHLYNRAPHARPVVLGKHDAAGAPLLSELGELRPSRILPVFAGWLARHKPALDRRARVVDLVAPTILSNEADAVRRTPYFCSGCPHNTSTKVPEGSIAQAGIGCHFMASWMERDTTGLIQMGGEGVDWAAHAMFTNTRHVFQNLGDGTYFHSGILAIRQAVAARANITYKILYNDAVAMTGGQPVDGSISVPQIARQVEAEGVSRFVVVSDEPEKYDGHHDLFPQGTTFHHRRELDAVQRELRDTPGVTVLIYDQTCAAEKRRRRKKGAFPDPDKRLFINEAVCEGCGDCGVQSNCLSVESVETVLGRKRRIDQSSCNKDFSCVNGFCPSFVTVEGAKLKKAAGVAFDEAALAARVDALPRPATHLDAAPYDMLVTGVGGTGVVTVGALVSMAAHLEGKSASVLDFMGFAQKGGAVLSFVRIASSDAWLNQVRIDTQQADVLLACDMVVGASADALQTVRRERTRIVVNLHAIPNAAFVRDPDANLHADALVAKMRHAAGDGFLSSCDAQALATKFLGDTIGANILMLGFAWQQGRVPVSLNALMRAIEMNDVAVPMNKLAFSIGRMAAGDAAGLDALWDARHPVHEPLPPQTLDALVADREARLADYGGARYVERYRALVGAARAAGDERIARAVATTFHRLLAVKDEYEVARLYADGAFRTALEAQFEGAAGKDFRVKFNLAPPATAKAGRDGAAPRKQVFGQWLWPVLGVLARVRGLRGTWLDPFGRTVERKMERAFADDYEATMRRALAALSPQTADTVARLAELHAKARGYGHVKLANVASVKRAERELAARLSIDAATGAAVQRALDEMKGAGALRGIPVVVAKS
- a CDS encoding ion channel; this encodes MNVDSSSPHPPEHPAGSGSGARKPPRGGRRIWSGTRDVIAYGMPASVWRDLYYWALKVSWPVFFASLAALFVVNNTLFALLYLLGDAPIANQSPPGFAGAFFFSVETLATVGYGDMHPQTVYAHVVATLEIFVGMSGIALSTGLVFARFARPRAKIMFARHAIVRPLNGRMTLMVRAANARQNVIAEARAKLRLMRREQSSEGYSLLKIHDLTLVRSEHPIFLLGWNLMHVIDESSPLFGETAESLAERRALLLVMIEGSDETTTQMMQARHAWEHGDIRWHHRYVDLMSEVDGMTHIDYTRFNDVEPIESQPAADASDAPGMAGAPSTPSTPSTPSTPSTPTTPTTPTTPTTPSAEGGARLV
- a CDS encoding S10 family serine carboxypeptidase-like protein, with translation MKRSMDGGRAGSAGWRRRMSAAAVVSTMLLALGGCGDDLQSSTTPAQLNQPYTDTTAYSPKAGDGLPASQASERAAVMSHQWSSNGASVDYLTTTGHLTACDPNGNAEATMSYVAYTAPSQNGSPRPVTFFYNGGPGSSSVWLRLGSFAPTRVATPDPLMTNWPNFPLVDNPESLIATTDMVFIDPPGTGLSEAIQPNTNQTFWGADADVKVMRDFIRRYLSVNGRSGSPIYLYGESYGTPRTDMLALALESAGVQLTGIVLQSSILNYMAATGDQAVGAFPSYAQVAAYFNQVSPSPTNLGAYAQRIQDFATAQYTPIVHYATASTAVSPDGGTLAVWSTQTSMTTASLNAYFLYFYDTEASPGQTTLVPGYTIGRYDGRVSLPNGDPRLASDDDPSDILISKPFTTALASQMPNDLGYTAPNATYQTLNPDIIGAWNFSHAGQPYPDTIPDLLAALQLNPKLKVLASNGYHDLATPYFETEKELARLQTVSGLDPNLQVTFYQGGHMIYLDDAARPQMKSDLVAFYQNQPVANALTLAALPSPWPDESPANTPTAKIARAAAAR